In Flavobacterium sp. WV_118_3, one DNA window encodes the following:
- a CDS encoding 3-ketoacyl-ACP reductase: MEQLKGKTALITGAGKGLGKAVAFALAAEGVHLALVSRTESDLAALTAAIQKEYPNINIEFETADVADFNSVTTAITNLKAKIGNIDILINNAGIGKFAKFMDYEVNEWENIIKVNLLGAYYVIRAVLPEMLERQTGDIINVASSAGQRGSALTSAYSASKFGLNGLSEALMQEVRKSNIRVFTMNPSTIATDLSVSLNLTDGNPESVLQPEDFAEVLVSQLKLNRRAFVKDVSLWSTNP, translated from the coding sequence ATGGAACAATTAAAAGGAAAAACCGCTCTGATTACCGGAGCCGGAAAAGGATTAGGAAAAGCGGTGGCATTCGCATTGGCTGCCGAAGGGGTTCATCTGGCGTTAGTATCGCGAACCGAATCGGATTTAGCAGCATTAACAGCAGCGATTCAAAAGGAATACCCTAACATTAACATTGAGTTTGAAACGGCTGATGTGGCCGATTTTAATTCGGTTACCACGGCTATAACAAACCTAAAAGCGAAAATCGGAAACATCGACATTCTGATCAATAATGCGGGTATTGGGAAATTTGCCAAGTTTATGGATTATGAAGTAAACGAATGGGAAAACATTATTAAGGTGAACCTTTTGGGTGCGTATTATGTGATCCGTGCCGTATTACCGGAAATGTTAGAACGTCAAACGGGTGATATTATTAACGTGGCTTCCAGTGCCGGTCAGCGTGGTTCTGCGTTGACAAGCGCTTATAGTGCATCGAAATTCGGATTAAACGGTTTGTCGGAAGCGTTGATGCAAGAGGTTCGTAAATCGAATATCCGGGTTTTTACGATGAATCCAAGTACGATTGCAACCGATTTATCGGTAAGCTTAAACCTAACAGATGGGAATCCGGAAAGTGTATTACAGCCGGAAGATTTTGCGGAAGTATTGGTTTCACAATTAAAATTAAACCGTAGGGCTTTTGTAAAAGACGTAAGCCTTTGGTCCACCAATCCATAA